The following proteins are encoded in a genomic region of Phycisphaerales bacterium AB-hyl4:
- a CDS encoding type II secretion system protein, translated as MRGKCGFTLIELLVVITIIAVLIAILLPVLQSARDAAMRLQNGVHLRTIHQAMVVFSQDHDGWYPGFDGRQFTDSEDIPSVNPPTPPVPPLHGSTAEARFALLVDRHYFGTPYLLSPFDARGRVWVPNGDQALGPGSYSYSILMINDTPSREPTGSAARRGEWRPEMGGESPVLADRLDEGSEINDPGTWQSIHTATPGDWRGHVVWNDNHLTFETSPILRRTRFGDAINANDNLFIRQQGGGMDVDTNAKMVVQGADDPLP; from the coding sequence ATGCGCGGCAAATGTGGCTTCACCCTGATCGAGCTGCTGGTGGTGATCACGATCATTGCCGTGCTCATCGCGATTTTGTTGCCCGTGTTGCAATCCGCGCGCGACGCGGCGATGCGGCTGCAGAACGGCGTGCACCTGCGCACGATCCACCAGGCCATGGTCGTCTTCTCTCAGGACCACGATGGCTGGTACCCCGGCTTCGATGGGCGGCAGTTCACCGACAGTGAAGACATCCCGTCGGTCAATCCGCCGACGCCGCCCGTGCCGCCGCTGCATGGGTCGACGGCCGAGGCGCGATTCGCCCTGCTGGTGGACCGGCATTACTTTGGCACGCCCTACCTGTTGAGCCCGTTCGACGCGCGCGGCCGAGTGTGGGTGCCCAACGGCGACCAGGCGCTTGGCCCGGGCAGTTACTCGTACTCCATTTTGATGATCAACGACACACCCTCGCGCGAGCCGACGGGCAGTGCCGCCCGGCGGGGCGAGTGGCGGCCGGAGATGGGCGGCGAGAGCCCCGTGCTCGCCGATCGGCTGGATGAAGGCAGCGAGATCAACGACCCCGGCACGTGGCAGAGCATCCACACGGCCACCCCCGGCGACTGGCGCGGCCACGTGGTGTGGAACGACAATCACCTGACGTTCGAGACCAGCCCCATCCTCCGCCGAACGCGCTTCGGCGATGCGATCAACGCGAACGACAACCTCTTCATCCGGCAGCAAGGCGGCGGGATGGACGTGGATACGAACGCGAAGATGGTCGTGCAGGGTGCGGACGACCCGCTGCCATGA
- a CDS encoding PTS sugar transporter subunit IIA: protein MRLTDILHPDCVKVPLVAANKQAAINALVDLLAETRGISDADELKNAVWQRETTRTTGIGHGIAIPHGKSAGVGELCMAIARTAEPLEFKAIDGKPVDLILLLVSPQDQTGPHIQALARISRMLTDDAFRSALKAAETGEQAYQLIVDHEAKAAV, encoded by the coding sequence ATGCGATTGACCGACATTCTCCATCCCGATTGCGTGAAGGTGCCGCTGGTGGCGGCGAACAAGCAGGCGGCGATCAATGCGCTCGTCGATCTGCTGGCCGAGACGCGCGGCATTTCCGATGCCGACGAGTTGAAGAACGCGGTCTGGCAGCGCGAGACCACGCGCACCACCGGCATCGGGCACGGGATCGCCATTCCGCACGGCAAGAGCGCCGGCGTGGGCGAGCTCTGCATGGCCATCGCCCGAACCGCCGAGCCGCTGGAGTTCAAAGCCATCGACGGCAAGCCGGTCGATCTGATCTTGTTGCTCGTTTCGCCGCAGGACCAGACAGGCCCGCACATCCAGGCGCTGGCGCGCATCAGCCGAATGCTCACCGACGACGCGTTCCGCAGCGCCCTGAAGGCGGCCGAGACGGGCGAACAGGCCTACCAGCTCATCGTCGATCACGAAGCCAAGGCCGCGGTGTAA
- a CDS encoding arsenate reductase family protein, producing MKSFALKTTLITMLTFYGYARCSTCRNARKWLDDHNQPHTFIDITETPPPKELLLRIARSGAYQLRHLFNTSGQVYRELNVKSRLPDMSEDQAIDLLASHGKLIKRPIVVNAAGDRFTVGYKADVFERVWS from the coding sequence TTGAAATCATTCGCATTAAAGACCACACTGATCACCATGCTCACCTTCTATGGCTACGCCCGCTGCTCCACCTGCCGCAACGCCCGCAAATGGCTCGATGACCACAATCAGCCACACACCTTCATCGACATCACCGAAACACCGCCCCCCAAAGAGCTGCTCCTACGCATCGCTCGAAGCGGTGCCTACCAGTTGCGCCACCTCTTCAACACCTCCGGCCAGGTCTACCGCGAACTGAACGTCAAGTCCCGCCTGCCCGACATGAGCGAAGACCAGGCCATCGACCTGCTCGCCAGCCATGGCAAGCTCATCAAGCGCCCCATCGTCGTCAACGCAGCAGGCGACCGTTTCACCGTCGGCTACAAGGCCGACGTCTTCGAACGCGTCTGGTCGTAG
- a CDS encoding undecaprenyl-diphosphate phosphatase yields MTIFEAILLGIVQGVFMFFPVSSTSHLVLMQHWLISSGSTMPSPDSEEMILFDLVVHVGTLVSIVVVFRKSLRRFLDDLRDDLQAWVRGEASLNDALHLRLALLGLVAVFVTGTVGLACKPIFEVVFGHPLAIAGTLTITGVLLYFTDSVGPRPRGLRQLTLYVAIAIGLAQAFALVPGFSRSGLTIAIALYIGLKRRWAAEFSFFIAIPTILAATLVQAMQVWRSDTPLEIGFAPLFTGFVVAALVGIGALYLVLTLLYRARFRYFAYYVWCLAAMVALFGIRELLA; encoded by the coding sequence ATGACCATCTTCGAAGCCATCCTGCTGGGCATCGTCCAGGGCGTGTTCATGTTCTTCCCGGTCAGCTCCACCAGCCACCTCGTGCTGATGCAGCACTGGCTGATCAGCAGCGGCTCGACCATGCCCTCGCCCGACAGCGAAGAGATGATCCTCTTCGACCTGGTCGTGCACGTGGGCACGCTGGTATCGATCGTGGTGGTATTTCGCAAAAGCCTTCGCCGATTCCTTGATGATCTCCGCGACGACCTGCAAGCCTGGGTCCGCGGGGAAGCGAGCCTGAACGACGCGCTGCACCTGCGACTCGCCCTGCTGGGCCTGGTCGCCGTCTTCGTCACCGGCACGGTGGGCCTGGCGTGCAAGCCGATCTTCGAAGTCGTGTTCGGCCACCCGCTCGCCATCGCCGGCACGCTCACGATCACCGGCGTGCTGCTCTACTTCACCGACAGCGTCGGCCCCCGCCCGCGCGGGCTCCGGCAGCTGACGCTCTACGTCGCCATCGCCATCGGCCTCGCGCAGGCGTTCGCCCTCGTGCCCGGCTTCTCGCGGTCGGGCCTGACGATCGCCATTGCCCTGTACATCGGCCTGAAGCGGCGCTGGGCCGCCGAGTTCAGCTTCTTCATCGCCATCCCCACCATCCTCGCCGCCACGCTTGTCCAGGCCATGCAGGTCTGGCGCTCCGACACACCGCTGGAGATCGGCTTCGCCCCGCTGTTCACCGGCTTCGTCGTCGCCGCCCTGGTCGGCATCGGAGCGCTGTACCTCGTGCTCACGCTGCTCTACCGGGCCCGGTTTCGCTACTTCGCCTACTACGTCTGGTGCCTCGCCGCGATGGTCGCCCTGTTCGGCATCCGCGAATTGCTCGCCTGA
- a CDS encoding Rrf2 family transcriptional regulator has protein sequence MARFGLSRKAEYAVIALARLAQQRRSAGDDVADPDERLMSARELSEAENLPLPVLSGLLKQLQRANLVVSRRGVHGGYHLPTDPERIRLASVIRAVEDGEPVRLARCCGPEAHSDHAHEAKSGEATTAMETCRIACTCPIRHAIQNLDRQLADFLESLTLAELMTD, from the coding sequence GTGGCCAGATTCGGGCTTAGTCGCAAGGCGGAGTACGCTGTGATTGCCCTCGCTCGCTTGGCGCAGCAGCGTCGATCAGCCGGGGACGATGTGGCGGACCCGGACGAACGGCTTATGAGTGCTCGAGAGCTGTCAGAGGCGGAAAACCTGCCCCTGCCAGTGCTTAGCGGCCTGCTGAAGCAGTTGCAGCGGGCCAATCTGGTCGTGTCCAGACGGGGTGTGCACGGCGGGTACCACCTGCCGACCGACCCGGAACGCATTCGCCTGGCGAGCGTGATCCGGGCAGTGGAAGACGGCGAGCCGGTGCGGTTGGCCCGATGTTGCGGCCCCGAGGCCCATTCGGACCACGCTCACGAGGCCAAGTCGGGCGAGGCCACCACAGCGATGGAGACCTGTCGGATCGCGTGCACCTGCCCGATCCGCCACGCCATCCAGAACCTCGACCGCCAACTGGCCGACTTCCTCGAATCGCTGACACTGGCGGAGTTGATGACAGACTAG
- the sufB gene encoding Fe-S cluster assembly protein SufB, translated as MTTTEQIATLAKREYKYGFVTDIEQDSAPPGLNEDIVRFISAKKNEPDWLLEWRLKAYRHWKTMKEPNWPFLPYGYGPVKYDDLIYYSAPKKKGDGPKSLDEVDPKLLETYEKLGIPIQEQKVLAGVEEGTPAVAVDAVFDSVSVATTFQKTLEEKGVIFCPISEAVHNHPELVQKYLGSVVPYSDNYFATLNSAVFSDGSFVYIPKGVRCPMELSTYFRINAQNTGQFERTLIVAEEGSYVSYLEGCTAPQRDENQLHAAVVELVAAKDARIKYSTIQNWYPGDENGKGGIYNFVTKRGACRGDNAHISWTQVETGSAITWKYPSVILQGDNTVGEFYSVALTNGKQQADTGTKMIHIGKNTKSTIISKGISAGTGHNTYRGLVKVLKNAANARSFTQCDSMLIGDKCGAHTFPYIEVKNPTANVEHEATTSKIGEDQMFYCQQRGMDEEEAVSLIVNGFCKEVFRELPMEFAVEAGKLLAISLEGSVG; from the coding sequence ATGACCACTACCGAACAGATCGCAACACTTGCCAAGCGCGAGTACAAGTACGGCTTTGTCACTGACATCGAGCAGGACTCGGCCCCCCCAGGCCTGAATGAAGACATCGTGCGCTTCATCTCCGCCAAGAAAAACGAGCCCGACTGGCTGCTCGAATGGCGCCTCAAAGCCTACCGCCACTGGAAGACCATGAAGGAGCCGAACTGGCCCTTCCTGCCCTATGGCTACGGCCCGGTCAAGTACGACGACCTCATCTACTACTCCGCACCCAAGAAAAAGGGCGACGGCCCCAAGAGCCTCGACGAAGTCGACCCCAAGCTGCTGGAAACCTACGAGAAGCTCGGCATCCCGATCCAGGAGCAGAAAGTGCTCGCCGGCGTCGAGGAAGGCACGCCCGCGGTGGCCGTCGACGCGGTGTTCGACTCCGTCTCCGTCGCCACCACCTTCCAGAAAACGCTCGAAGAGAAAGGCGTGATCTTCTGCCCCATCTCCGAAGCGGTGCACAACCACCCGGAGCTCGTGCAGAAGTACCTCGGCTCGGTCGTGCCTTACTCAGACAACTACTTCGCCACGCTCAACAGCGCGGTGTTCAGCGACGGCAGCTTCGTCTACATCCCCAAGGGCGTCCGCTGCCCGATGGAGCTGAGCACTTACTTCCGCATCAACGCGCAGAACACCGGGCAGTTCGAGCGAACGCTCATCGTGGCCGAGGAAGGCAGCTATGTCAGCTACCTCGAAGGCTGCACCGCGCCGCAGCGCGATGAAAATCAGTTGCACGCCGCTGTGGTCGAGCTGGTCGCCGCGAAAGACGCCAGGATCAAGTATTCGACTATCCAGAACTGGTACCCCGGCGACGAGAACGGCAAGGGCGGTATCTACAACTTCGTCACCAAGCGCGGCGCTTGCCGCGGCGACAACGCCCACATCAGTTGGACGCAGGTCGAGACCGGCTCGGCGATCACCTGGAAATACCCCAGCGTGATTCTCCAGGGCGACAACACCGTGGGCGAGTTCTACTCGGTCGCGCTGACCAACGGCAAGCAGCAGGCCGACACCGGCACGAAGATGATCCACATTGGCAAGAACACCAAGAGCACGATCATCAGCAAGGGCATCTCCGCCGGCACGGGGCACAACACGTACCGCGGGCTGGTGAAGGTGCTCAAGAACGCCGCCAACGCCCGCAGCTTCACGCAATGCGACTCGATGCTCATCGGCGACAAGTGCGGCGCTCACACCTTCCCCTACATCGAGGTGAAGAACCCCACCGCCAACGTCGAGCACGAAGCGACCACGAGCAAGATCGGCGAAGACCAGATGTTCTACTGCCAACAGCGCGGCATGGACGAGGAAGAAGCCGTGTCGCTGATTGTCAACGGATTCTGCAAGGAAGTGTTCCGCGAGCTGCCCATGGAGTTCGCCGTCGAGGCGGGCAAGCTGCTGGCGATCAGCCTCGAAGGCAGCGTCGGCTAA
- the sufC gene encoding Fe-S cluster assembly ATPase SufC, whose translation MLEIKNLHANIEDQPILKGLDLTINAGEVHSIMGPNGSGKSTLAQVLAGHEAFEVTEGEVRFHGEDILEMEADERARAGLFLAFQYPVEIPGVSTMQFLKAALNAHRKERGQDEIGAVEFMQLVKTKAKLVELNQELLKRPVNEGFSGGEKKRHEIFQLALLEPSLAILDETDSGLDIDALRIVAEGVNQLRKEGRSFLVITHYQRLLNYIVPDVVHVLVNGRIVKTGGRELALELEKSGYAELGVDEEAEQPAAAR comes from the coding sequence ATTCTCGAAATCAAAAACCTGCACGCCAACATCGAAGATCAGCCCATCCTCAAGGGACTCGATCTGACCATCAACGCCGGCGAAGTGCACTCGATCATGGGGCCCAACGGCTCAGGCAAGAGCACGCTCGCCCAGGTGCTCGCCGGCCACGAAGCCTTCGAAGTCACCGAAGGCGAAGTCCGCTTCCATGGCGAAGACATCCTCGAAATGGAAGCCGACGAACGCGCCCGCGCCGGCCTGTTCCTCGCCTTCCAGTACCCGGTCGAGATCCCCGGCGTGAGCACCATGCAGTTCCTCAAAGCCGCCCTCAATGCCCACCGCAAAGAACGCGGCCAGGACGAAATCGGCGCTGTCGAGTTCATGCAACTCGTCAAAACCAAGGCCAAGCTCGTCGAACTCAACCAGGAACTGCTCAAGCGACCCGTCAATGAAGGGTTCTCCGGCGGCGAGAAGAAGCGACACGAAATCTTCCAGCTCGCCCTGCTCGAACCCAGCCTCGCCATCCTCGACGAAACCGACTCGGGGCTGGATATCGACGCTCTGCGCATCGTGGCAGAGGGCGTAAACCAGCTGCGTAAGGAAGGCCGATCGTTCCTCGTCATCACGCATTATCAACGGCTGCTGAACTACATCGTGCCCGACGTGGTGCATGTGCTTGTCAACGGCCGCATCGTCAAGACCGGCGGACGTGAGCTGGCGCTCGAACTCGAAAAGTCCGGCTACGCGGAGCTCGGCGTCGACGAAGAAGCCGAGCAACCCGCCGCCGCACGCTGA
- the sufD gene encoding Fe-S cluster assembly protein SufD, translating into MPTTAPTEAIAHYESLAKQRLDHGPAWLRPIREQAIARLADLGLPTRKHEEWRYTDPARLTQTNFTLPSDRATVTAEQVARFAIPDLDAHTLVFVNGRYVAELSHIGKLPEGVTVLPLNDALDKHRDRIEPHFAEEGEPSSKAFTALNAALCDDGVFVHIAENKQLDKPVLLLNIMAGTDEPTITNPRTFFLGDANAEGTIVERYVSLDDSVYFTNAVAHVEAGQGAHLSHYLIEEESPKAFQLSTLLTEQSRDSNVDSHTMLFGGELVRNNCNPRLNGEGGDCLVNGLYMPTDHQHMDNHMRVEHNAAHCDSRQFYKGVLNGHGRSVFSGRIRVEIDAQKTDAKQTNANLLLSDDADATTKPQLEIYADDVKCTHGATIGQIQDEAIFYLMARGVDRTSARAMLVYAFAAESLERMQLEPVRNMLGKMILHRLPQGDMLEHLLEY; encoded by the coding sequence ATGCCCACCACCGCCCCCACCGAAGCCATCGCCCACTACGAATCGCTCGCGAAGCAACGCCTCGACCACGGCCCGGCGTGGCTGCGCCCCATCCGCGAGCAGGCCATCGCCCGCCTGGCCGACCTCGGCCTGCCGACGCGCAAGCATGAAGAGTGGCGGTACACCGACCCCGCTCGTCTCACGCAGACGAACTTCACGCTGCCGTCCGATCGCGCGACGGTCACTGCCGAGCAGGTCGCCCGCTTCGCCATCCCCGACCTCGACGCGCATACGCTGGTGTTCGTCAACGGCCGATACGTCGCCGAGCTGAGCCACATCGGCAAGCTGCCCGAGGGCGTGACCGTACTCCCGCTCAACGACGCGCTGGACAAGCATCGCGACCGCATCGAACCGCACTTCGCCGAGGAAGGCGAACCGTCGTCCAAGGCCTTCACCGCGCTCAACGCGGCGCTGTGCGACGATGGTGTGTTCGTGCACATTGCTGAGAACAAGCAGCTCGACAAGCCCGTGTTGCTATTGAACATCATGGCCGGCACGGACGAGCCGACGATCACCAACCCGCGTACGTTTTTCCTCGGCGACGCGAACGCGGAGGGCACGATCGTCGAGCGTTACGTTTCGCTGGATGACAGCGTCTACTTCACCAACGCGGTGGCGCACGTTGAAGCCGGGCAAGGCGCGCATCTGAGCCACTACCTCATCGAAGAGGAAAGCCCGAAGGCGTTCCAGCTTTCCACCCTGCTCACCGAACAGTCGCGCGACAGCAACGTCGACTCGCACACCATGCTCTTCGGCGGCGAACTGGTGCGAAACAACTGCAACCCGCGCCTCAACGGCGAAGGCGGCGACTGCCTGGTCAACGGCCTGTACATGCCCACCGACCATCAGCACATGGACAACCACATGCGCGTCGAGCACAACGCGGCGCACTGCGACAGCCGACAGTTTTACAAGGGTGTGCTCAACGGCCACGGCCGATCCGTCTTCAGCGGCCGCATCCGCGTGGAGATTGACGCTCAAAAGACCGACGCCAAACAGACCAACGCCAACCTGCTGCTCAGCGACGACGCGGACGCGACGACGAAGCCGCAGCTTGAGATTTACGCCGACGACGTGAAGTGCACCCACGGCGCGACGATCGGCCAGATTCAGGACGAAGCGATTTTCTACCTCATGGCCCGCGGCGTTGACCGCACGTCTGCCCGCGCGATGCTGGTCTACGCCTTCGCCGCCGAGAGCCTCGAACGCATGCAACTCGAACCGGTGCGCAACATGCTCGGCAAGATGATCCTCCACCGACTCCCGCAGGGCGACATGCTCGAACACCTGCTCGAGTATTGA
- a CDS encoding iron-sulfur cluster assembly protein — translation MPDPAPNRSQLSIGHTERAAQDTTDPRARREAEMAEQEKKLDEAANAPSSSGGEKSLEDRIIAVLKQIYDPEIPVSVYDLGLIYNIEIDEEKNVTTTMTLTTPACPVAQELPEQVRAAVGRVREVKESHVELTFDPPWSQDNLSEEAKLELGLM, via the coding sequence ATGCCTGATCCCGCTCCCAATCGTTCCCAGTTGAGCATCGGCCACACCGAGCGAGCCGCACAGGACACAACCGACCCCCGCGCCCGACGGGAAGCCGAAATGGCGGAACAAGAGAAAAAACTCGACGAGGCGGCGAACGCACCTTCAAGCAGCGGCGGCGAAAAGTCGCTCGAAGATCGCATCATCGCGGTGCTCAAGCAGATCTACGACCCTGAGATCCCTGTGAGCGTTTACGACCTTGGCCTGATCTACAACATCGAGATCGACGAAGAGAAAAACGTCACCACCACGATGACGCTCACCACGCCCGCCTGCCCGGTTGCGCAGGAGTTGCCCGAACAGGTTCGCGCTGCTGTGGGTCGCGTCCGCGAGGTCAAGGAATCGCATGTCGAGTTGACCTTCGATCCGCCGTGGTCGCAGGACAACCTCTCGGAAGAAGCGAAGCTCGAACTTGGGTTGATGTAA
- a CDS encoding ABC transporter ATP-binding protein, producing MSETQAQPILEIRDLSVSFPAGRSARFMAVDGVNLSVYPRQTLAVVGESGSGKSVSAMSVLQLIPIPPGRYERGQILWQARPTAEQSEASDATDLLKLSDRQMRKIRGKDIAMIFQEPMTSLNPVYTIGDQILEAILLHQAVGREQAVSIATRALSDVGIADPTARLREYPHQLSGGMRQRVMIAMALACQPRLLLADEPTTALDVTIQAQILELLRHLQNTKDMSVLLITHDLGVVAENADSVAVMYSGRVLEYGSVMSIFQRPLHPYTNELLKSMPVLGRHADRLPTVRDGATAPDDFPPGYDVAPHQVEVSPGEHYGGADAKLHEVEPEHWVLCKATTEETRKKATLPRVTFRREPVGTDA from the coding sequence ATGAGCGAAACGCAAGCACAGCCGATTCTTGAGATTCGAGACCTTTCCGTAAGCTTCCCCGCCGGCCGATCTGCGCGATTCATGGCGGTCGACGGCGTGAACCTGTCCGTCTATCCGCGACAGACGCTGGCCGTGGTGGGCGAGTCGGGGTCGGGCAAGTCAGTCAGCGCGATGAGCGTGCTGCAACTGATTCCCATCCCGCCCGGCCGATACGAACGCGGGCAGATCCTCTGGCAAGCCAGGCCGACGGCTGAGCAAAGCGAAGCCTCGGATGCCACCGACCTGCTCAAACTCAGCGATCGGCAGATGCGCAAAATTCGCGGCAAGGACATCGCGATGATCTTCCAGGAGCCGATGACCAGCCTCAACCCGGTCTACACCATCGGCGACCAGATTCTCGAAGCCATCCTCCTCCACCAGGCCGTCGGCCGGGAGCAGGCGGTGAGCATCGCGACGCGGGCGCTCAGCGATGTGGGCATCGCGGACCCGACCGCTCGTCTGCGCGAGTACCCGCATCAACTGTCCGGCGGGATGCGGCAACGTGTCATGATCGCCATGGCGCTCGCCTGCCAACCGCGGCTGTTGCTCGCCGACGAGCCGACCACCGCGTTGGACGTGACCATTCAAGCACAGATACTCGAACTGCTTCGCCACCTTCAGAACACGAAAGACATGTCCGTGCTGTTGATCACGCACGACCTTGGTGTGGTTGCGGAAAACGCGGACTCAGTCGCGGTGATGTACTCCGGCCGTGTGCTTGAGTATGGTTCGGTGATGAGCATCTTCCAACGGCCGCTGCATCCGTACACGAACGAACTGCTCAAGTCGATGCCCGTGTTGGGCCGACATGCCGACCGCCTGCCGACGGTGAGGGACGGCGCGACCGCGCCGGACGATTTTCCGCCAGGCTACGACGTCGCGCCGCATCAGGTGGAAGTGTCGCCCGGCGAACACTACGGCGGGGCGGACGCGAAGCTGCACGAAGTCGAGCCGGAGCACTGGGTGTTGTGCAAAGCAACCACCGAAGAAACACGCAAGAAAGCGACGTTGCCGCGCGTGACGTTCCGACGCGAGCCGGTGGGCACGGACGCATGA
- a CDS encoding ABC transporter permease, which translates to MVTYIIRRLMLMVPTLFGITLIVFLVMAMAPGGIGGIILDEQQQLDTEAGRQLREYYEQRYGLDQPLLVQYGRWLNAISPLGTMTEADADDLPRLGITWPVEVDGEDQTRYMGLKAPDLGESMQFQRPVGTMIAEALPITLLLNIITIPVIYAIGITTGIFAAKFQGKTFDIGSGFTLLALWSVPTIWAAVMLIGIFANQEILYWFPTSGLQSHGADGFLFLPTWTEAGFQRGWLLDILWHLVLPIVCLSYAGFAFLSKLTRGSLLENLRADYVRTARAKGVSERDVLFRHVFRNSLLALITVAASILPALLSGSVVIEKIFSIPGMGRLAVDAVLARDREVVLAVTLVGGLIALTAELIRDICYAIADPRVSYE; encoded by the coding sequence ATGGTCACATACATCATTCGACGACTGATGCTCATGGTGCCGACGCTGTTCGGCATCACGCTCATCGTCTTTCTCGTGATGGCCATGGCGCCCGGCGGAATCGGCGGCATCATCCTCGACGAGCAGCAGCAACTCGACACCGAGGCCGGCCGACAGTTGCGCGAATACTACGAGCAGCGCTACGGCCTCGATCAGCCGCTGCTCGTGCAGTACGGGCGGTGGCTGAACGCCATCTCGCCGTTGGGCACGATGACCGAAGCCGACGCCGACGACCTGCCGCGGCTGGGCATCACCTGGCCGGTCGAAGTCGATGGCGAAGACCAGACGCGCTACATGGGTCTGAAAGCGCCCGACCTTGGCGAGAGCATGCAGTTCCAACGGCCGGTGGGCACGATGATCGCCGAGGCGCTGCCGATCACCTTGCTGTTGAACATCATCACCATCCCGGTGATCTACGCGATCGGTATTACCACCGGCATCTTCGCCGCGAAGTTCCAGGGCAAGACGTTCGACATCGGGTCGGGCTTTACGCTGCTGGCGCTGTGGTCCGTGCCCACCATCTGGGCAGCGGTCATGCTCATCGGCATCTTCGCCAACCAGGAGATCCTCTACTGGTTCCCGACCTCCGGCCTGCAAAGCCATGGTGCGGACGGCTTCCTGTTCCTGCCGACGTGGACGGAGGCAGGCTTTCAGCGTGGTTGGCTGCTGGACATTCTGTGGCATCTCGTGTTGCCGATTGTGTGTTTGAGCTACGCCGGCTTCGCGTTTTTGTCGAAGCTGACGCGCGGCTCGCTGCTGGAGAACCTGCGAGCCGACTACGTCCGCACCGCGCGGGCGAAGGGCGTGAGCGAGCGCGACGTGCTGTTCCGCCACGTGTTCCGCAATAGTCTGCTGGCGTTGATCACGGTGGCGGCGAGCATTCTGCCGGCGCTGTTGAGCGGGTCGGTGGTGATTGAAAAGATTTTCTCGATTCCCGGAATGGGCCGACTCGCGGTGGACGCAGTGCTCGCTCGCGACCGCGAGGTGGTGTTGGCGGTGACGCTGGTGGGGGGGCTGATTGCGCTGACAGCGGAATTGATCCGCGATATCTGCTATGCGATCGCCGACCCGCGCGTGAGTTATGAATGA